One window from the genome of Alosa alosa isolate M-15738 ecotype Scorff River chromosome 15, AALO_Geno_1.1, whole genome shotgun sequence encodes:
- the cluha gene encoding clustered mitochondria protein homolog isoform X2 — protein MVSKTDDIPASVPNCNSVDPAEGDTPDSKETTKTSFKDPCGCAHSADTAMMNGNGDHDHSEETDSKQEGSGADADPGEDANEQEVIVIQDTGFTVKIQAPGTEPFDLQVSPQEMVQEIHQVLMDREDTCHRTCFSLQLDGNVLDNFAELKSIEGLQEGSFLKVVEEPYTVREARIHVRHIRDLLKSMDPSDAYNGVDCNSLSFLSVFTDGDLGDSGKRKKKGSELEQIDCTPPEHILPGSKERPLVPLQPQNKDWKPLQCLKVLTMSGWNPPPGNRKMHGDLMYLYIVTAEERHVSITASTRGFYLNQSTTYSFNPKPANPSFLSHSLVELLSQISPAFKKNFTALQKKRVQRHPFERIATPFQVYSWTAPQIDHAMDCVRAEDAYTSRLGYEEHIPGQTRDWNEELQTTRELPRKNLPERLLRERAIFKVHSDFAAAATRGAMAVIDGNVMAINPGEETRMQMFIWNNIFFSLGFDVRDHYRELGGDAAAHAAPTNDLNGVRAYGAVDVEGLYTLGTVVVDYRGYRVTAQSIIPGILEREQEQSVIYGSIDFGKTVVSHPKYLELLEKTSRPLKVQRHPVLNEKEAPVELCSSVECKGIIGNDGRHYILDLLRTFPPDLNFLPVDGEELPPECQRLAYPRQHRHRLACLRQELIEAFVEHRYLLFMKMAALQLMQQKANKENKAAALTDGSNAEPEASPADGPQSAPASEDPAPASDAPTEPATTPSEASQTPESQPAEAETTATVTTTTTTAAAAEATVPAEALAVTTNGTPEPEGPDGQGRECESPLEGKEAEESIPGLAQAKELAESLAAEDGSSIDPKSREVVLNACKAVGSISDTSFDIRFNPDIFSPGVRFPESSADAIQKQKQLLKDAAAFLVSCQIPSLVKDCLDHSALPMDGTTLTEALHQRGINVRYLGTVLDFVDKTPAKTQLEYFYRIGVSELVTRCAKHIFKTYLQGVELSALSAAVSHFLNCFLSSFPDAVAHLPADELVSRRKNRKRRNRVPGGGDNTAWASLTPVELWKNIVSEAQTYYHFTLHCESVDQAVEKYGLQKSTLLREISVKTGIQILIKEYNFDSRHKPAFTEEDILNIFPVVKHVNPKASDAFHFFQSGQAKVQQGFLKEGCELINEALNLFNNVYGAMHVEICACLRLLARLNYIMGDHPEALNNQQKAVLMSERVLGIEHPNTIQEYMHLALYCFANGQLSTALKLLYRARYLMLVVCGEDHPEMALLDSNIGLVLHGVMEYDLSLRFLENALAINSKYHGLRSLKVALSHHLVARVYESKAEFRSALQHEKEGYTIYKNQVGEAHEKTKESSEYLKYLTQQAVALQRTMNEIYKNGSNASIMPLKFTAPSMASVLEQLNIINGIIFIPLSQKDLENLKAEVQRRQMLQEASKSEEPSEETPMEPEDLPVDD, from the exons ATGGTGAGCAAGACAGATGACATCCCGGCGTCAGTTCCAAACTGCAACTCTGTTGATCCCGCAGAAGGAGACACGCCGGACAGCAAAGAGACTACCAAGACATCCTTCAAGGATCCCTGTGGCTGTG CGCACAGTGCCGACACAGCAATGATGAACGGCAATGGGGACCATGACCACAGCGAAGAGACCGACTCCAAGCAAGAGGGCAGCGGTGCCGACGCAGACCCCGGCGAGGATGCCAACGAGCAGGAGGTGATCGTGATCCAGGACACCGGCTTCACTGTCAAGATCCAGGCCCCAGGCACTGAGCCATTTGACCTACAG gTTTCGCCTCAGGAGATGGTGCAGGAGATCCACCAGGTCCTCATGGACCGGGAGGACACCTGCCATCGTACCTGCTTCTCCTTGCAGCTGGACGGGAACGTGCTGGACAACTTTGCTGAACTCAAGTCCATCGAGGGACTACAGGAAGGCTCTTTTCTCAAAGTGGTAGAAG AGCCCTACACAGTACGTGAAGCTCGTATACATGTACGCCACATCAGAGACCTGCTGAAGAGCATGGACCCCTCAGATGCCTACAACGGGGTGGACTGTAACTCGCTCTCCTTTCTAAGTGTCTTCACAGATGGGGATCTGGGAG ATagtggaaagagaaagaagaaaggcaGCGAACTGGAACAGATCGACTGCACCCCTCCTGAGCACATTCTCCCTGGCAGCAAAGAGCGCCCCCTAGTCCCACTCCAGCCACAGAACAAAGACTGGAAG CCACTGCAGTGCCTGAAGGTTCTCACCATGAGTGGCTGGAATCCGCCACCAGGCAACAGAAAGATGCACGGAGACCTGATGTACCTGTATATAGTTACTGCTGAGGAGAGACACGTCAGCATCACAGCGTCCACCCGTGGATTCTACCTCAACCA GTCCACCACCTACTCGTTCAACCCTAAGCCAGCCAACCCCAGCTTCCTGAGCCACTCCCTGGTGGAGCTGCTGAGCCAGATCAGCCCGGCCTTCAAGAAGAACTTCACCGCCCTCCAGAAGAAGAG GGTCCAGAGACATCCGTTTGAGAGAATAGCCACGCCTTTCCAGGTGTACAGCTGGACCGCTCCTCAGATTGACCACGCTATGGACTGTGTGAGAGCAGAAGATGCGTACACATCTCGTTTGGGTTATGAAGAGCACATACCTGGTCAG ACTCGGGACTGGAACGAGGAGCTTCAGACGACCAGAGAACTGCCCCGCAAGAACCTTCCAGAACGACTGCTGAGAGAGCGCGCCATATTTAAG GTCCACAGTGACTTTGCGGCAGCGGCCACCCGCGGCGCCATGGCCGTGATCGACGGCAACGTGATGGCCATCAACCCCGGCGAGGAGACGCGCATGCAGATGTTCATCTGGAACAACATCTTCTTCAGCCTGGGCTTCGACGTGCGCGACCACTACCGCGAGCTGGGCGGCGACGCGGCGGCCCACGCCGCGCCCACCAACGACCTGAACGGCGTGCGCGCCTACGGCGCCGTGGACGTGGAGGGCCTGTACACGCTGGGCACGGTGGTGGTGGACTACCGCGGCTACCGCGTCACGGCGCAGTCCATCATCCCCGGCATCCTGGAGCGCGAGCAGGAGCAGAGCGTCATCTACGGCTCCATCGACTTCGGCAAGACGGTGGTGTCGCACCCCAAGTACCTGGAGCTGCTGGAGAAGACCAGCAGGCCGCTCAAGGTGCAGCGGCACCCCGTGCTCAACGAGAAAGAGGCGCCCGTCGAGCTGTGCTCGTCCGTCGAGTGCAAGGGCATCATCGGCAACGACGGACGCCACTACATCCTGGACCTGCTGCGCACCTTCCCGCCCGACCTCAACTTCCTGCCGGTGGACGGCGAGGAGCTGCCCCCTGAGTGTCAGCGCCTGGCCTACCCACGGCAGCACCGCCACCGCCTGGCCTGCCTCCGACAGGAGCTCATCGAGGCCTTCGTCGAGCACAG GTACCTCCTCTTCATGAAGATGGCAGCACTGCAGCTCATGCAGCAGAAAGCCAACAAGGAGAACAAGGCCGCTGCCTTGACCGACGGCAGCAACGCAGAGCCCGAGGCCTCCCCCGCAGATGGCCCTCAGTCCGCTCCCGCCTCCGAAGACCCCGCGCCCGCCTCTGACGCACCCACCGAACCTGCAACGACCCCTTCCGAGGCCAGCCAGACCCCCGAGTCCCAGCCAGCAGAAGCAGAAACGACCGCaacagt aacaacaacaacaacaacagcagcagcagccgaaGCCACAGTGCCGGCCGAGGCTCTGGCCGTGACCACCAACGGCACCCCTGAGCCCGAGGGCCCAGACGGCCAGGGCCGAGAGTGTGAGAGCCCTCTGGAGGGTAAGGAGGCTGAGGAAAGTATCCCGGGCTTAGCCCAGGCCAAAGAGCTGGCAGAGTCCTTAGCAGCGGAAGACGGATCCAGTATTG ACCCCAAAAGCCGCGAGGTCGTTCTCAACGCCTGCAAAGCCGTGGGCTCCATCAGCGACACGTCATTCGACATCCGCTTCAACCCGGACATCTTCTCCCCAG gCGTGCGTTTCCCTGAGAGCAGTGCCGATGCCATCCAGAAACAGAAGCAGCTGCTGAAGGATGCGGCAGCGTTCCTGGTGTCCTGCCAGATCCCCTCGCTG GTTAAAGACTGTTTAGACCACAGTGCTCTGCCTATGGACGGAACCACACTGACCGAAGCTCTTCACCAGCGTGGCATTAATGTGCGCTACCTCGGCACCGTGCTGGACTTTGTGGACAAGACTCCTGCAAAAACACAACTCGAGTACTTCTAT AGAATAGGAGTAAGTGAGTTGGTTACCAGGTGTGCAAAACATATCTTCAAAACATACCTCCAG ggtGTGGAGCTCTCGGCTCTGTCCGCGGCTGTGAGCCACTTCCTCAACTGCTTCCTGAGCTCCTTCCCTGACGCCGTGGCCCATCTGCCGGCCGACGAGCTGGTGTCCCGCCGGAAGAACCGCAAGCGTCGCAACCGAGTCCCAGGCGGAGGAGACAACACCGCCTGGGCCAGCCTCACGCCCGTGGAGCTGTGGAAGAACATCGTCTCCGAAGCACAAACCTACTACCACTTCACACTGCATTG TGAGAGTGTCGACCAGGCAGTGGAGAAGTACGGCCTCCAGAAGTCCACGCTGTTACGAGAGATCTCCGTCAAAACGGGCATCCAG ATCCTGATTAAGGAGTACAACTTCGACAGCCGCCACAAGCCAGCCTTCACCGAGGAGGACATCCTGAACATCTTCCCTGTAGTCAAACACGTCAACCCTAAAGCCTCCGACGCCTTCCACTTCTTCCAGAGTGGACAGGCTAAGGTGCAACAAG GGTTCCTTAAAGAGGGCTGTGAGCTCATCAACGAGGCCTTAAACCTCTTCAACAACGTGTACGGAGCCATGCACGTGGAGATTTGTGCCTGTCTGCGCCTGCTGGCTCGGCTCAACTACATCATGGGGGATCACCCAGAG gcaCTTAACAACCAACAGAAGGCTGTCTtgatgagtgagagagtgctTGGCATTGAGCACCCTAACACAATTCAAGAATAT ATGCACTTGGCTCTTTACTGCTTTGCCAACGGCCAGCTGTCCACTGCCCTGAAGCTGCTGTATCGTGCCCGCTACCTCAtgctggtggtgtgtggggaGGACCATCCCGAGATGGCTCTGTTAGAT AGCAATATTGGCCTGGTGCTGCATGGTGTAATGGAGTATGACTTGTCGCTGCGTTTCCTGGAGAACGCCTTGGCAATTAACTCTAAATACCACGGTCTCCGCTCCCTAAAAGTGGCACTCAG TCACCACCTTGTGGCGAGAGTATACGAGAGTAAGGCGGAATTCCGTTCTGCACTGCAGCATGAGAAAGAGGGCTACACCATATATAAGAACCAG GTGGGAGAAGCCCATGAAAAGACGAAGGAGAGCTCCGAGTATCTGAAGTACCTTACCCAACAAGCCGTGGCCCTCCAGAGAACCATGAACGAGATCTACAAGAATGGTTCCAATGCCAGTATCATGCCACTCAAA TTCACAGCTCCAAGTATGGCCAGTGTGCTTGAGCAGCTGAACATTATCAATGGCATCATCTTTATTCCTCTGAG CCAAAAGGACCTGGAGAACCTAAAGGCCGAGGTCCAGAGGAGGCAGATGCTTCAGGAGGCTAGCAAGAGCGAGGAGCCGTCGGAGGAAACTCCCATGGAGCCAGAGGACCTGCCCGTGGACGATTAA
- the cluha gene encoding clustered mitochondria protein homolog isoform X3, producing MVSKTDDIPASVPNCNSVDPAEGDTPDSKETTKTSFKDPCGCAHSADTAMMNGNGDHDHSEETDSKQEGSGADADPGEDANEQEVIVIQDTGFTVKIQAPGTEPFDLQVSPQEMVQEIHQVLMDREDTCHRTCFSLQLDGNVLDNFAELKSIEGLQEGSFLKVVEEPYTVREARIHVRHIRDLLKSMDPSDAYNGVDCNSLSFLSVFTDGDLGDSGKRKKKGSELEQIDCTPPEHILPGSKERPLVPLQPQNKDWKPLQCLKVLTMSGWNPPPGNRKMHGDLMYLYIVTAEERHVSITASTRGFYLNQSTTYSFNPKPANPSFLSHSLVELLSQISPAFKKNFTALQKKRVQRHPFERIATPFQVYSWTAPQIDHAMDCVRAEDAYTSRLGYEEHIPGQTRDWNEELQTTRELPRKNLPERLLRERAIFKVHSDFAAAATRGAMAVIDGNVMAINPGEETRMQMFIWNNIFFSLGFDVRDHYRELGGDAAAHAAPTNDLNGVRAYGAVDVEGLYTLGTVVVDYRGYRVTAQSIIPGILEREQEQSVIYGSIDFGKTVVSHPKYLELLEKTSRPLKVQRHPVLNEKEAPVELCSSVECKGIIGNDGRHYILDLLRTFPPDLNFLPVDGEELPPECQRLAYPRQHRHRLACLRQELIEAFVEHRYLLFMKMAALQLMQQKANKENKAAALTDGSNAEPEASPADGPQSAPASEDPAPASDAPTEPATTPSEASQTPESQPAEAETTATVTTTTAAAAEATVPAEALAVTTNGTPEPEGPDGQGRECESPLEGKEAEESIPGLAQAKELAESLAAEDGSSIDPKSREVVLNACKAVGSISDTSFDIRFNPDIFSPGVRFPESSADAIQKQKQLLKDAAAFLVSCQIPSLVKDCLDHSALPMDGTTLTEALHQRGINVRYLGTVLDFVDKTPAKTQLEYFYRIGVSELVTRCAKHIFKTYLQGVELSALSAAVSHFLNCFLSSFPDAVAHLPADELVSRRKNRKRRNRVPGGGDNTAWASLTPVELWKNIVSEAQTYYHFTLHCESVDQAVEKYGLQKSTLLREISVKTGIQILIKEYNFDSRHKPAFTEEDILNIFPVVKHVNPKASDAFHFFQSGQAKVQQGFLKEGCELINEALNLFNNVYGAMHVEICACLRLLARLNYIMGDHPEALNNQQKAVLMSERVLGIEHPNTIQEYMHLALYCFANGQLSTALKLLYRARYLMLVVCGEDHPEMALLDSNIGLVLHGVMEYDLSLRFLENALAINSKYHGLRSLKVALSHHLVARVYESKAEFRSALQHEKEGYTIYKNQVGEAHEKTKESSEYLKYLTQQAVALQRTMNEIYKNGSNASIMPLKFTAPSMASVLEQLNIINGIIFIPLSQKDLENLKAEVQRRQMLQEASKSEEPSEETPMEPEDLPVDD from the exons ATGGTGAGCAAGACAGATGACATCCCGGCGTCAGTTCCAAACTGCAACTCTGTTGATCCCGCAGAAGGAGACACGCCGGACAGCAAAGAGACTACCAAGACATCCTTCAAGGATCCCTGTGGCTGTG CGCACAGTGCCGACACAGCAATGATGAACGGCAATGGGGACCATGACCACAGCGAAGAGACCGACTCCAAGCAAGAGGGCAGCGGTGCCGACGCAGACCCCGGCGAGGATGCCAACGAGCAGGAGGTGATCGTGATCCAGGACACCGGCTTCACTGTCAAGATCCAGGCCCCAGGCACTGAGCCATTTGACCTACAG gTTTCGCCTCAGGAGATGGTGCAGGAGATCCACCAGGTCCTCATGGACCGGGAGGACACCTGCCATCGTACCTGCTTCTCCTTGCAGCTGGACGGGAACGTGCTGGACAACTTTGCTGAACTCAAGTCCATCGAGGGACTACAGGAAGGCTCTTTTCTCAAAGTGGTAGAAG AGCCCTACACAGTACGTGAAGCTCGTATACATGTACGCCACATCAGAGACCTGCTGAAGAGCATGGACCCCTCAGATGCCTACAACGGGGTGGACTGTAACTCGCTCTCCTTTCTAAGTGTCTTCACAGATGGGGATCTGGGAG ATagtggaaagagaaagaagaaaggcaGCGAACTGGAACAGATCGACTGCACCCCTCCTGAGCACATTCTCCCTGGCAGCAAAGAGCGCCCCCTAGTCCCACTCCAGCCACAGAACAAAGACTGGAAG CCACTGCAGTGCCTGAAGGTTCTCACCATGAGTGGCTGGAATCCGCCACCAGGCAACAGAAAGATGCACGGAGACCTGATGTACCTGTATATAGTTACTGCTGAGGAGAGACACGTCAGCATCACAGCGTCCACCCGTGGATTCTACCTCAACCA GTCCACCACCTACTCGTTCAACCCTAAGCCAGCCAACCCCAGCTTCCTGAGCCACTCCCTGGTGGAGCTGCTGAGCCAGATCAGCCCGGCCTTCAAGAAGAACTTCACCGCCCTCCAGAAGAAGAG GGTCCAGAGACATCCGTTTGAGAGAATAGCCACGCCTTTCCAGGTGTACAGCTGGACCGCTCCTCAGATTGACCACGCTATGGACTGTGTGAGAGCAGAAGATGCGTACACATCTCGTTTGGGTTATGAAGAGCACATACCTGGTCAG ACTCGGGACTGGAACGAGGAGCTTCAGACGACCAGAGAACTGCCCCGCAAGAACCTTCCAGAACGACTGCTGAGAGAGCGCGCCATATTTAAG GTCCACAGTGACTTTGCGGCAGCGGCCACCCGCGGCGCCATGGCCGTGATCGACGGCAACGTGATGGCCATCAACCCCGGCGAGGAGACGCGCATGCAGATGTTCATCTGGAACAACATCTTCTTCAGCCTGGGCTTCGACGTGCGCGACCACTACCGCGAGCTGGGCGGCGACGCGGCGGCCCACGCCGCGCCCACCAACGACCTGAACGGCGTGCGCGCCTACGGCGCCGTGGACGTGGAGGGCCTGTACACGCTGGGCACGGTGGTGGTGGACTACCGCGGCTACCGCGTCACGGCGCAGTCCATCATCCCCGGCATCCTGGAGCGCGAGCAGGAGCAGAGCGTCATCTACGGCTCCATCGACTTCGGCAAGACGGTGGTGTCGCACCCCAAGTACCTGGAGCTGCTGGAGAAGACCAGCAGGCCGCTCAAGGTGCAGCGGCACCCCGTGCTCAACGAGAAAGAGGCGCCCGTCGAGCTGTGCTCGTCCGTCGAGTGCAAGGGCATCATCGGCAACGACGGACGCCACTACATCCTGGACCTGCTGCGCACCTTCCCGCCCGACCTCAACTTCCTGCCGGTGGACGGCGAGGAGCTGCCCCCTGAGTGTCAGCGCCTGGCCTACCCACGGCAGCACCGCCACCGCCTGGCCTGCCTCCGACAGGAGCTCATCGAGGCCTTCGTCGAGCACAG GTACCTCCTCTTCATGAAGATGGCAGCACTGCAGCTCATGCAGCAGAAAGCCAACAAGGAGAACAAGGCCGCTGCCTTGACCGACGGCAGCAACGCAGAGCCCGAGGCCTCCCCCGCAGATGGCCCTCAGTCCGCTCCCGCCTCCGAAGACCCCGCGCCCGCCTCTGACGCACCCACCGAACCTGCAACGACCCCTTCCGAGGCCAGCCAGACCCCCGAGTCCCAGCCAGCAGAAGCAGAAACGACCGCaacagt aacaacaacaacagcagcagcagccgaaGCCACAGTGCCGGCCGAGGCTCTGGCCGTGACCACCAACGGCACCCCTGAGCCCGAGGGCCCAGACGGCCAGGGCCGAGAGTGTGAGAGCCCTCTGGAGGGTAAGGAGGCTGAGGAAAGTATCCCGGGCTTAGCCCAGGCCAAAGAGCTGGCAGAGTCCTTAGCAGCGGAAGACGGATCCAGTATTG ACCCCAAAAGCCGCGAGGTCGTTCTCAACGCCTGCAAAGCCGTGGGCTCCATCAGCGACACGTCATTCGACATCCGCTTCAACCCGGACATCTTCTCCCCAG gCGTGCGTTTCCCTGAGAGCAGTGCCGATGCCATCCAGAAACAGAAGCAGCTGCTGAAGGATGCGGCAGCGTTCCTGGTGTCCTGCCAGATCCCCTCGCTG GTTAAAGACTGTTTAGACCACAGTGCTCTGCCTATGGACGGAACCACACTGACCGAAGCTCTTCACCAGCGTGGCATTAATGTGCGCTACCTCGGCACCGTGCTGGACTTTGTGGACAAGACTCCTGCAAAAACACAACTCGAGTACTTCTAT AGAATAGGAGTAAGTGAGTTGGTTACCAGGTGTGCAAAACATATCTTCAAAACATACCTCCAG ggtGTGGAGCTCTCGGCTCTGTCCGCGGCTGTGAGCCACTTCCTCAACTGCTTCCTGAGCTCCTTCCCTGACGCCGTGGCCCATCTGCCGGCCGACGAGCTGGTGTCCCGCCGGAAGAACCGCAAGCGTCGCAACCGAGTCCCAGGCGGAGGAGACAACACCGCCTGGGCCAGCCTCACGCCCGTGGAGCTGTGGAAGAACATCGTCTCCGAAGCACAAACCTACTACCACTTCACACTGCATTG TGAGAGTGTCGACCAGGCAGTGGAGAAGTACGGCCTCCAGAAGTCCACGCTGTTACGAGAGATCTCCGTCAAAACGGGCATCCAG ATCCTGATTAAGGAGTACAACTTCGACAGCCGCCACAAGCCAGCCTTCACCGAGGAGGACATCCTGAACATCTTCCCTGTAGTCAAACACGTCAACCCTAAAGCCTCCGACGCCTTCCACTTCTTCCAGAGTGGACAGGCTAAGGTGCAACAAG GGTTCCTTAAAGAGGGCTGTGAGCTCATCAACGAGGCCTTAAACCTCTTCAACAACGTGTACGGAGCCATGCACGTGGAGATTTGTGCCTGTCTGCGCCTGCTGGCTCGGCTCAACTACATCATGGGGGATCACCCAGAG gcaCTTAACAACCAACAGAAGGCTGTCTtgatgagtgagagagtgctTGGCATTGAGCACCCTAACACAATTCAAGAATAT ATGCACTTGGCTCTTTACTGCTTTGCCAACGGCCAGCTGTCCACTGCCCTGAAGCTGCTGTATCGTGCCCGCTACCTCAtgctggtggtgtgtggggaGGACCATCCCGAGATGGCTCTGTTAGAT AGCAATATTGGCCTGGTGCTGCATGGTGTAATGGAGTATGACTTGTCGCTGCGTTTCCTGGAGAACGCCTTGGCAATTAACTCTAAATACCACGGTCTCCGCTCCCTAAAAGTGGCACTCAG TCACCACCTTGTGGCGAGAGTATACGAGAGTAAGGCGGAATTCCGTTCTGCACTGCAGCATGAGAAAGAGGGCTACACCATATATAAGAACCAG GTGGGAGAAGCCCATGAAAAGACGAAGGAGAGCTCCGAGTATCTGAAGTACCTTACCCAACAAGCCGTGGCCCTCCAGAGAACCATGAACGAGATCTACAAGAATGGTTCCAATGCCAGTATCATGCCACTCAAA TTCACAGCTCCAAGTATGGCCAGTGTGCTTGAGCAGCTGAACATTATCAATGGCATCATCTTTATTCCTCTGAG CCAAAAGGACCTGGAGAACCTAAAGGCCGAGGTCCAGAGGAGGCAGATGCTTCAGGAGGCTAGCAAGAGCGAGGAGCCGTCGGAGGAAACTCCCATGGAGCCAGAGGACCTGCCCGTGGACGATTAA